A section of the Methanomassiliicoccus luminyensis B10 genome encodes:
- a CDS encoding DMT family transporter, which translates to MFPGRQGSASARPFLYILTSAALFGISVPVAKLLVADIEPVALAGLLYAGAFIGLATFRAVSRAKGKERLGGPIVRSDIPYLAGAVASGGIAAPILMLTGLTMVSGFASSLFLNLEGIATAVIALVVFREQVGKRTWAALAAMTAGGALLTLGPMGGASPLGAALIVLSMACWGLDNNLTSRISGKDPSQIAMLKGLVAGSVSLASAALLGQLSGLGAEVLAALLLGALSYGVSLVLFIFALDKLGSSRTGAFYSFGPFVGAAVSIPLLGEAVSIGMLPAAALMALGTYLLVTEKHSHRHRHERVVHAHRHSEDEHHHHHETPEAGTHLHEHVHEAFEHNHSHYPDSHHRHRH; encoded by the coding sequence ATGTTTCCGGGCCGGCAGGGTAGCGCTTCGGCGCGGCCTTTCTTATACATACTAACATCGGCCGCACTGTTCGGCATCAGCGTCCCCGTGGCCAAGCTACTGGTGGCGGACATAGAGCCGGTGGCCCTGGCCGGCCTTCTTTATGCGGGCGCGTTCATCGGCCTGGCCACTTTCCGCGCCGTTTCCCGGGCAAAGGGGAAAGAGAGGCTGGGCGGCCCTATCGTCAGGAGCGACATTCCCTACCTCGCCGGGGCCGTGGCGTCGGGAGGCATCGCCGCCCCCATACTGATGCTCACCGGCCTGACCATGGTGTCGGGCTTCGCCTCCTCCCTGTTCCTGAACCTGGAGGGCATCGCCACCGCGGTCATCGCCCTGGTAGTGTTCAGGGAGCAGGTGGGGAAGAGGACCTGGGCGGCCCTAGCGGCCATGACCGCCGGAGGGGCGCTGCTCACCCTGGGCCCCATGGGCGGCGCCTCCCCCCTGGGGGCGGCGCTGATCGTGCTGTCGATGGCCTGCTGGGGGCTGGACAACAACCTCACCAGCCGCATCTCGGGGAAGGACCCTTCCCAGATCGCCATGCTCAAGGGGCTGGTGGCGGGCAGCGTGTCCCTGGCCTCGGCCGCACTGCTCGGGCAGCTGAGTGGCCTGGGAGCGGAGGTGCTGGCGGCGCTCCTGCTCGGCGCGCTGAGCTACGGGGTCAGCCTGGTCCTGTTCATCTTCGCCCTGGACAAGCTGGGCTCCTCCCGGACGGGGGCGTTCTACAGCTTCGGCCCGTTCGTCGGCGCGGCGGTGTCCATCCCCCTGCTGGGCGAGGCGGTCTCGATCGGAATGCTGCCGGCGGCGGCGCTCATGGCGCTGGGCACTTATCTCCTGGTGACAGAGAAACATTCCCACCGCCACCGGCACGAACGGGTGGTCCACGCTCACCGGCACTCCGAGGACGAGCATCACCATCACCACGAGACGCCGGAAGCGGGAACGCATTTGCACGAGCACGTGCACGAGGCCTTCGAGCATAACCATTCGCACTACCCCGACTCGCACCACCGTCACCGGCACTGA
- a CDS encoding class II aldolase/adducin family protein — MGRMLWERRLTYGNGGNISVRLEDGSMLITPSGACKGILGPEQMIRVDIQSGKAEEGKRPSMETPFHLGIYRRRPDVGAVVHCHPLSCTVLAVQGRPFRSAMTPEAIMVLGELVPTVAYATPGSEGLAKNVSQGLGTNKACLLESHGALAVGKDLLDAFNRMDTMEYIASVQLRCEELGGLDDLPEEEIARIAGMTK; from the coding sequence GTGGGCCGGATGCTGTGGGAGAGGAGGCTCACCTACGGCAACGGGGGGAACATCAGCGTCCGGCTGGAGGATGGGAGCATGCTCATCACCCCGTCGGGGGCGTGCAAGGGCATACTCGGACCGGAGCAGATGATCAGGGTGGACATCCAGAGCGGCAAGGCCGAGGAGGGGAAGCGGCCGTCGATGGAGACGCCCTTCCACCTGGGCATCTACCGCCGCCGCCCCGACGTGGGCGCGGTGGTCCACTGCCACCCCCTGTCTTGCACCGTGCTGGCCGTGCAGGGTCGACCGTTCCGCTCCGCCATGACCCCAGAGGCCATCATGGTGCTGGGCGAGCTCGTTCCCACCGTGGCCTATGCCACCCCGGGGTCGGAGGGCCTCGCGAAGAACGTGTCCCAGGGCTTGGGGACGAACAAGGCCTGCCTGCTGGAGAGCCACGGCGCCCTGGCAGTGGGAAAGGACCTGCTGGACGCCTTCAACCGCATGGACACCATGGAGTACATCGCCTCGGTGCAGCTGCGCTGCGAGGAGCTGGGCGGCCTCGACGACCTGCCGGAAGAGGAGATCGCCCGCATCGCGGGGATGACAAAGTAG
- a CDS encoding DUF47 domain-containing protein, producing MNERKSLMDWFGKRRETVVMKGIWDHLRSVGDSVSELNKAITALTQGDRDRAMEALSRMMLTEQEADSIEEAISEELSKGDMDARERSDLMRMVRRIDYIADWAKEAGMNLQLILEANVKVPTELWVHYHEMTKELEKAPRELLVSIENLGVNWDRANAHSREVERLEEVLDSMYFRTKKEILFSETDPRAVFLLRDMLHGIENSADSCKDVADIIHILLISEAHKGKIA from the coding sequence TTGAATGAACGCAAATCGTTGATGGACTGGTTCGGGAAGCGCCGCGAGACGGTGGTGATGAAAGGGATATGGGACCACCTGCGCTCGGTGGGGGACAGCGTGTCCGAGCTGAACAAGGCGATCACCGCGCTGACCCAGGGCGACCGGGACCGGGCCATGGAGGCGTTGTCCCGCATGATGCTCACTGAGCAGGAAGCGGACAGCATAGAGGAGGCCATCAGCGAGGAGCTTTCCAAGGGGGACATGGACGCCAGGGAGCGCAGCGACCTCATGCGCATGGTCCGCCGCATCGACTACATTGCCGACTGGGCCAAGGAAGCGGGCATGAACCTCCAGCTTATCCTCGAGGCCAACGTGAAGGTGCCCACCGAGCTGTGGGTGCACTACCACGAGATGACCAAGGAGCTGGAGAAGGCTCCCCGCGAGCTGCTCGTAAGCATAGAGAACCTGGGGGTCAACTGGGACCGGGCCAACGCCCACTCCCGCGAGGTGGAGAGGCTGGAAGAGGTCCTGGACAGCATGTACTTCCGCACCAAGAAGGAGATACTGTTCTCCGAGACCGACCCCCGCGCGGTGTTCCTCCTCCGCGACATGCTCCACGGCATCGAGAACTCCGCGGACTCCTGCAAGGACGTTGCTGACATCATCCACATATTGCTTATCTCCGAAGCTCACAAAGGCAAGATAGCATGA
- a CDS encoding radical SAM protein yields the protein MCRSEQGKLQQDHFDRMTPFRLQIECSTDCSADCSYCYARSVSPGEPLTTREIKGLLRRAANMGIKHVDWMGGDPLERPDWVELMQSARYAGLTNNIWTCGPLLNDVVNAKRVIELTQGGFVMVHLDSLDPDVLQSIRSTYNPKTTRDTLRGVKLLQDMGKPPEEIGNLIMMTSQHTVEDVKQTMSTLYSELGMRTCLMTLKPVDDAGKLYGLLPRADDVNAAYAARDELFLEGKRMGCQDFPKQYCGSIVFVSLDGKVSSCYSLRRTLGSVREQTFEDIVSSNASSLFFTEFRRSGDEACTSCDKGACWGCRANAFYFGRGVYSQDPLCSLTENPPASSSFCPY from the coding sequence TTGTGCAGATCGGAGCAGGGCAAGCTCCAACAGGACCACTTCGACCGGATGACCCCGTTCCGACTGCAAATAGAGTGTTCCACCGACTGCTCGGCCGACTGCTCCTACTGCTATGCGAGGAGCGTTTCCCCGGGTGAGCCCCTCACCACCCGCGAGATCAAGGGACTGCTCCGCCGCGCCGCCAACATGGGCATCAAGCACGTAGACTGGATGGGGGGAGACCCATTGGAGAGGCCGGACTGGGTCGAGCTTATGCAGTCGGCCCGCTACGCTGGACTGACCAACAACATCTGGACCTGCGGCCCGCTGCTCAATGACGTGGTCAACGCCAAGAGGGTCATCGAGCTCACCCAGGGCGGCTTCGTCATGGTGCACCTCGACTCGCTCGATCCTGACGTTCTCCAGAGCATCCGTTCCACTTACAATCCCAAGACCACCCGCGACACACTGCGGGGGGTGAAGCTCCTCCAGGATATGGGCAAGCCGCCGGAGGAGATAGGTAACCTGATCATGATGACCTCGCAGCATACGGTAGAGGATGTCAAGCAGACCATGTCCACGCTGTACAGCGAATTGGGCATGCGCACCTGCCTGATGACCCTCAAGCCGGTGGACGACGCGGGAAAGCTGTACGGCCTTTTGCCCCGCGCCGACGATGTCAACGCGGCCTACGCCGCGAGGGACGAACTGTTCCTGGAAGGAAAGCGCATGGGCTGCCAGGACTTCCCCAAGCAGTACTGCGGGTCCATAGTGTTCGTGTCCCTCGACGGAAAGGTGTCATCGTGCTACTCCCTGCGCCGCACTCTCGGCTCGGTGAGGGAGCAGACCTTCGAGGACATCGTATCATCGAACGCCTCGTCATTGTTCTTCACCGAGTTCAGGAGGTCGGGCGACGAGGCCTGCACGTCGTGCGACAAGGGGGCCTGCTGGGGCTGCCGGGCCAACGCGTTCTACTTCGGCCGCGGCGTGTATTCGCAGGACCCGCTGTGCTCGCTGACCGAGAACCCCCCGGCCAGCAGCAGCTTCTGCCCCTACTGA
- the glmM gene encoding phosphoglucosamine mutase, translating into MTDRLFGTNGVRGVINKDMDVQLAMDLGKAIGTFMGGRVAIGNDSRTSAAMIKSAVAAGLMCAGVEVLDLGLVPTPVVQHYVKANRLSGGVMITASHNPPEFNGIKCVDSDGTEMPRHKEEEIERLYFTRTFRSQDWKAVGRMHQATGAVPAYLSSVKRFTDLDAVRGAGLTAVLDCANGAGVASAPQLLDELNVRAITLNGNPLGTFPGHPSEPVEAHLKDLIAMVKETGADMGIAHDGDADRTIFIDDRGRYMYGDKSLAITAAAMVRENGGGIVVTPVSSSACVEDMVRAEGGEVLYTRVGAPVVARKMIEVGAVFGGEENGGLIFPKHQYCRDGAMTVAKMLEIVSKQGPLSELVDAIPQYCQDKRKLECPDDRKERVLAALVEYYCKDSVDTTDGVKICYSGGWTLVRPSGTEPLFRVYSEARTLDEAKRRSDECEKVLSDLIEE; encoded by the coding sequence ATGACCGACAGGCTCTTCGGCACCAATGGGGTCAGGGGCGTCATCAACAAGGATATGGACGTCCAGCTGGCCATGGACCTCGGCAAGGCGATCGGAACTTTCATGGGCGGCAGGGTGGCCATAGGGAACGATTCCCGGACCTCCGCGGCCATGATCAAGAGCGCCGTGGCGGCCGGGCTCATGTGCGCCGGCGTCGAGGTGCTGGACCTCGGCCTCGTCCCCACCCCGGTGGTGCAGCACTACGTGAAGGCGAACCGGCTGTCGGGCGGGGTCATGATCACCGCTTCCCACAATCCTCCCGAGTTCAACGGCATCAAGTGCGTGGACTCCGACGGCACCGAGATGCCGCGGCATAAGGAGGAGGAGATCGAGCGGCTGTACTTCACCAGGACCTTCCGTTCCCAGGACTGGAAGGCCGTGGGAAGGATGCACCAGGCCACCGGGGCCGTTCCCGCGTACCTGTCCTCGGTGAAGCGCTTCACCGACCTGGATGCCGTGCGCGGGGCTGGCCTCACCGCCGTCCTGGACTGCGCCAACGGCGCGGGGGTGGCCTCGGCGCCCCAGCTCCTCGACGAGCTGAACGTGCGGGCCATCACGCTCAACGGGAACCCCCTGGGAACCTTTCCGGGCCATCCGTCCGAGCCGGTGGAGGCTCATTTGAAGGACCTCATCGCCATGGTGAAGGAGACCGGCGCGGACATGGGCATCGCTCATGACGGGGACGCCGACCGCACCATCTTTATCGACGACCGGGGCCGCTACATGTACGGCGACAAGAGCCTCGCCATCACCGCTGCCGCCATGGTGCGCGAGAACGGCGGGGGCATCGTGGTCACGCCGGTATCGTCGTCGGCGTGCGTGGAGGACATGGTCAGGGCCGAGGGCGGGGAGGTCCTGTACACCCGCGTCGGCGCTCCCGTGGTGGCGAGGAAGATGATCGAGGTCGGAGCGGTGTTCGGGGGCGAGGAGAACGGCGGACTGATCTTCCCCAAGCACCAGTACTGCCGCGACGGGGCCATGACCGTGGCCAAGATGCTGGAGATCGTGTCGAAGCAGGGGCCGCTCTCCGAGCTGGTGGACGCGATACCCCAGTACTGCCAGGACAAGCGCAAGCTGGAATGCCCCGACGACCGGAAGGAGAGGGTGCTGGCCGCGCTGGTGGAGTACTACTGCAAGGACTCCGTGGACACCACCGACGGGGTCAAGATATGCTATTCCGGGGGCTGGACCCTGGTGCGGCCGTCCGGCACCGAGCCGCTGTTCCGGGTGTACTCCGAGGCCAGGACGCTGGACGAGGCGAAGAGGCGCTCCGACGAGTGCGAGAAGGTCCTCTCCGACCTCATCGAGGAGTGA
- a CDS encoding ArsR family transcriptional regulator produces the protein MKKSTALDVYSTSSGLKQISNPVRQKILSELQRRDLSLSEIAQLTGKAQSTLSVHLDKMVKEGLVASRDDPTDNRRKIFYLVSKPVGSSVVPREDLSKAVSNIVDKSIGTPSSFLKGELRAMVIGVEAIGLNMDPVLKDIGRQIGATISKHMESTDVKGLIEEVKEFYAQHELGEVNVYSLMPLTLIIKDDYDASDIPDVGKTLCILNEGIMEAIFDTKTGVPLRVTHSECFGTKSNFCKFVLEPTLYD, from the coding sequence ATGAAGAAGAGCACCGCCTTGGACGTTTATTCTACCAGTTCAGGTCTCAAGCAGATCTCCAATCCGGTCCGCCAGAAGATCCTGAGCGAGCTGCAGAGGCGGGACCTCAGCCTGTCGGAGATAGCCCAGCTCACCGGGAAGGCGCAGTCCACGCTGTCGGTGCATCTGGACAAGATGGTCAAGGAGGGCCTGGTGGCGTCGAGGGACGACCCCACCGACAACCGCAGAAAGATCTTCTACCTGGTGTCCAAGCCGGTCGGCAGCTCCGTCGTCCCCCGCGAAGACCTCAGCAAGGCGGTCAGCAACATCGTGGACAAGAGCATCGGGACCCCCTCGTCGTTCCTCAAGGGCGAGTTGCGGGCCATGGTCATCGGGGTCGAGGCCATCGGCCTGAACATGGACCCGGTCCTCAAGGACATCGGCCGGCAGATCGGGGCCACCATATCCAAGCACATGGAGTCCACCGATGTGAAGGGCCTCATCGAGGAGGTCAAGGAGTTCTACGCGCAGCACGAGCTGGGCGAGGTGAACGTGTACTCCCTGATGCCGCTCACCCTCATAATCAAGGACGACTACGACGCTTCGGACATACCGGACGTGGGCAAGACGCTGTGCATTCTGAACGAGGGGATAATGGAAGCGATCTTCGACACCAAGACCGGGGTGCCCCTGAGAGTGACGCATTCGGAATGCTTCGGCACCAAGAGCAACTTCTGCAAGTTCGTCCTCGAGCCGACGCTGTATGATTGA
- a CDS encoding zinc ribbon domain-containing protein — translation MAGHYSGRRSRLDHQGRCDSLKMVAYKAERTGKTFVQVDPRGTSQERSCCGEIVSKSLSDRWHNCPYCGSPLSRDHDSSINILQRGIEKVR, via the coding sequence ATGGCTGGGCATTATTCAGGTAGGCGATCTCGCTTGGACCATCAGGGGCGGTGTGACTCATTAAAGATGGTGGCTTACAAGGCTGAGAGAACTGGTAAGACATTCGTCCAGGTCGATCCCAGGGGCACGAGCCAGGAGCGCTCGTGCTGCGGCGAAATCGTTTCTAAATCGCTTAGCGATCGGTGGCACAACTGTCCCTACTGTGGGTCGCCTCTATCGCGTGACCATGATTCTTCCATCAATATCCTCCAACGAGGTATTGAGAAGGTACGGTAG
- a CDS encoding NOP5/NOP56 family protein, producing the protein MILVTKWFGVFLVDKDKVVRHTLFGKDPKQMAEKLAAIQRGDVLPEEEKLAEKRMHVADPRLSRLGKPEVFDSAFIKPEDYGYTPQLMQKVMVELGKIRTREPLPPDRFIVQAVRAMDDTIEMINLMSERLHEWYGLHFPELADYAAEERYVRLIAEKGSRDAVLSALDLQLESVGSELEDQDLETVRQFASALLQLYAEKDRLEAYISERMQVAAPNLTAIVGASLGARLISIAGGLKRLSRMPSGTVQLLGAEKALFAHLRQGKRPPKHGVIFQHPTVHRAPWWQRGNIARAMAGKLAIAARVDYYKGSFVGDKLNEDLARRVEEIMKKYPDPPKKEPQKFQGQRPQGPRRGPRPPQSFRGQDRGRGQGRPWKGNNPRR; encoded by the coding sequence ATGATCCTGGTAACCAAGTGGTTCGGCGTATTCCTTGTGGACAAGGACAAGGTGGTCCGCCACACCCTTTTCGGCAAGGACCCCAAGCAGATGGCCGAGAAGCTCGCCGCCATCCAGCGCGGGGACGTGCTCCCGGAGGAGGAGAAGCTCGCGGAGAAGCGCATGCACGTGGCCGATCCGCGCCTGTCCAGGCTCGGCAAGCCGGAGGTGTTCGACTCCGCTTTCATCAAGCCGGAGGACTACGGGTACACCCCCCAGCTCATGCAGAAGGTCATGGTCGAGCTGGGGAAGATACGGACCAGGGAGCCGCTTCCGCCGGACCGGTTCATCGTCCAGGCCGTCAGGGCGATGGACGACACCATCGAGATGATCAACCTGATGAGCGAGCGCCTCCACGAGTGGTATGGGCTGCACTTCCCCGAGCTGGCGGACTACGCCGCCGAGGAAAGGTACGTGCGGCTCATCGCCGAGAAGGGCTCCAGGGACGCTGTCCTCTCGGCGCTGGACCTGCAGCTGGAGTCGGTCGGCTCCGAGCTGGAGGACCAGGACCTCGAGACCGTCAGGCAGTTCGCCTCCGCCCTGCTGCAGCTGTACGCTGAGAAGGACCGCCTGGAGGCGTATATCTCCGAGAGGATGCAGGTCGCCGCTCCCAACCTCACCGCCATCGTCGGGGCCAGCCTCGGCGCCAGGCTCATCTCCATCGCCGGCGGGCTGAAACGCCTGTCCAGGATGCCGTCCGGCACCGTGCAGCTGCTGGGCGCGGAGAAGGCGCTGTTCGCCCATCTCCGCCAGGGGAAGAGGCCCCCCAAGCACGGCGTGATCTTCCAGCATCCTACGGTCCACAGGGCCCCGTGGTGGCAGAGGGGGAATATCGCCCGAGCCATGGCCGGGAAGCTGGCCATCGCTGCCCGGGTCGATTATTACAAGGGCAGCTTCGTCGGCGACAAGCTGAACGAGGACCTCGCCAGGAGGGTCGAGGAGATCATGAAGAAGTACCCGGACCCTCCGAAGAAGGAGCCCCAGAAGTTCCAGGGCCAGAGGCCCCAGGGGCCGCGGAGAGGGCCAAGGCCCCCGCAGAGCTTCCGCGGCCAGGACAGGGGAAGGGGCCAGGGGCGCCCCTGGAAGGGGAACAATCCGCGCAGGTGA
- a CDS encoding DUF362 domain-containing protein yields the protein MSSKVYFFNLRSRSDRDSKVNKVDRLFDHAGLDKVIEENDLTAIKLHFGERGNDTYINPVFVRRVVDKVKAQGAKPFLADTNTLYSGSRHNSVDHLITALEHGFGYTVTGAPIIIADGLKSDGIAEVRIDKKHFSSVKLARDIVSADSVIVMSHFKGHELTGFGGAIKNMAMGGAPASGKLEQHSCRMAVNQEKCIACGECEKVCPQDAIQIEEKAEITTEGCIGCGECITVCPEKAIDIDWTTDVPEMMERMTEYAYGFAASHPGRIGYISFLMNITPDCDCIPWSDAPIVPDIGILASTDPVAIDQACYDLVNKQVGLHGSKLENEHAAGGDKFKGTWPLASPTVQLSYAEELGMGSRDYELITL from the coding sequence GTGTCGAGCAAGGTCTATTTTTTCAATCTCAGGTCGAGGTCGGACAGGGACAGCAAGGTCAACAAGGTCGATAGACTGTTCGACCACGCCGGTCTGGACAAGGTCATCGAGGAGAACGATCTGACCGCGATAAAGCTGCACTTCGGGGAGAGGGGGAACGACACCTACATCAACCCGGTGTTCGTCCGCAGGGTGGTGGACAAGGTGAAGGCCCAGGGAGCGAAACCGTTCCTCGCCGACACCAACACGCTTTACTCGGGATCGAGGCACAACTCGGTCGACCATCTCATCACCGCGCTGGAGCATGGGTTCGGCTACACCGTCACCGGCGCCCCCATTATCATAGCGGACGGGCTAAAGAGCGACGGCATCGCCGAGGTCAGGATCGACAAGAAGCACTTCTCATCGGTCAAGCTGGCCAGGGACATCGTTTCCGCGGACAGCGTCATTGTCATGTCGCACTTCAAGGGCCACGAGCTTACCGGGTTCGGGGGAGCGATAAAGAACATGGCCATGGGCGGGGCCCCCGCCTCGGGGAAGCTGGAGCAGCACTCCTGCCGCATGGCGGTTAACCAGGAGAAGTGCATCGCCTGCGGGGAGTGCGAGAAGGTGTGCCCCCAGGACGCCATCCAGATCGAGGAGAAGGCGGAGATAACGACGGAAGGCTGCATCGGGTGCGGAGAGTGCATCACGGTGTGCCCGGAGAAGGCCATCGACATCGACTGGACCACCGACGTGCCGGAGATGATGGAGCGCATGACCGAGTACGCCTACGGGTTCGCGGCGTCGCACCCCGGCCGCATCGGCTACATCAGCTTCCTGATGAACATCACCCCCGACTGCGACTGCATCCCCTGGAGCGACGCGCCCATCGTGCCGGACATCGGCATCCTGGCGTCGACCGACCCGGTGGCCATCGATCAGGCCTGCTACGACCTGGTGAACAAGCAGGTCGGCCTGCACGGCTCCAAGCTGGAGAATGAGCATGCCGCGGGCGGGGACAAATTCAAGGGGACCTGGCCGCTGGCCAGCCCCACCGTCCAGCTGAGTTACGCCGAGGAGCTGGGCATGGGGTCCCGCGACTACGAGCTCATAACGCTGTGA
- the speB gene encoding agmatinase, producing the protein MSLPGITFLGADSSYEDAKYIIVGVPFDRTTTYRPGTRSAPNAIREASYNFEKFLFEHNIDLNDVKTHDMGDLGDYESPQEMVEAAGEVAKRIVRDGKFPIFLGGEHSVSIPAITAFKDVGVISIDAHLDYRDSYMGQRYSHACVSRRTAEHVGRDNLLVFGIRSMSKEEAALDDKPEYIDAYTIAEEGVEKAFKRALNIIKKDKIYLSLDIDGIDPAFAPGTGVPEPFGLTSLDVKKCISMLGPRMVGFDVVEISPPFDKGNTSALGARMVQEAIAVSWKYRSKGDKEHVNGISSLFRR; encoded by the coding sequence ATGTCCTTGCCCGGCATCACGTTCCTGGGCGCCGATTCGTCGTACGAGGACGCCAAGTACATCATCGTAGGCGTGCCCTTCGATCGGACCACCACTTACCGGCCCGGTACGAGATCGGCGCCGAACGCGATACGTGAGGCATCGTACAATTTCGAGAAGTTCCTTTTCGAGCACAACATCGACCTCAACGATGTCAAGACCCACGACATGGGGGACCTGGGCGACTACGAGTCCCCTCAGGAGATGGTCGAGGCCGCCGGAGAGGTCGCCAAGAGGATAGTGAGGGATGGCAAGTTCCCCATATTCCTGGGCGGAGAGCACTCCGTGTCCATACCAGCCATAACGGCGTTCAAGGACGTGGGGGTCATCTCCATCGACGCCCACCTGGATTACCGCGACTCGTACATGGGGCAGAGGTACAGCCACGCCTGCGTTTCCCGGCGGACGGCGGAGCACGTGGGCCGGGACAACCTCCTGGTGTTCGGCATACGCTCCATGTCCAAGGAGGAGGCGGCCCTCGACGATAAGCCTGAGTACATCGACGCCTACACCATCGCCGAGGAAGGAGTGGAGAAGGCGTTCAAGAGAGCGCTCAACATCATCAAGAAGGACAAGATCTACCTGTCCCTGGACATCGACGGGATCGACCCGGCCTTCGCTCCCGGGACCGGGGTCCCCGAGCCGTTCGGACTGACGTCCCTGGACGTCAAGAAGTGCATCAGCATGCTGGGCCCGCGCATGGTCGGATTCGACGTGGTGGAGATATCCCCGCCCTTCGACAAGGGCAACACCTCCGCTCTGGGCGCGCGGATGGTGCAGGAGGCCATCGCCGTCTCCTGGAAGTACCGCAGCAAGGGGGACAAAGAGCATGTCAACGGCATCTCCTCCCTGTTCCGGCGCTGA
- a CDS encoding translation initiation factor IF-5A has product MWTQAEVRELKVGRYMLIDEEPCKILSIDTSKPGKHGEAKSRIDAVGLFDGKKRSVVHPVKHKVQIPMIDKRKGQILNIAGDEIQMMDLETFEQFSLPIDEEFKGQLNAGEEVLYMVAMGKRKITKV; this is encoded by the coding sequence ATGTGGACTCAGGCTGAAGTCAGGGAACTCAAAGTAGGACGCTACATGCTGATCGATGAGGAGCCCTGCAAGATCCTCTCCATTGACACTTCCAAGCCAGGGAAGCACGGTGAAGCGAAATCTCGCATAGATGCCGTAGGCCTTTTCGACGGGAAGAAGAGAAGCGTCGTCCACCCCGTCAAGCATAAGGTCCAGATACCCATGATCGACAAGCGGAAGGGTCAGATCCTGAATATCGCAGGGGACGAGATCCAAATGATGGACCTGGAGACTTTCGAGCAGTTCTCGTTGCCCATCGACGAGGAGTTCAAGGGCCAGCTCAATGCGGGCGAAGAGGTCCTGTACATGGTGGCCATGGGCAAGCGGAAGATCACCAAGGTATAA
- the mtnA gene encoding S-methyl-5-thioribose-1-phosphate isomerase produces the protein MRVLQGKRSREVRAVWHQGGKVRMIDQRILPERFKIVDFTDYLQIAEAIKNMTVRGAPSIGATAAYGMALAARNGADLQEAAATLKATRPTAYDLFYAVDHMLNSLELGDDPVDAADGYADQIVEKCRLIGKYGADLIDEEWNIMTHCNAGALATVDIGTALAPIRTAWTQGKHIFVYVSETRPRLQGMKLTAWELYNEGIPHNVIVDGASGAMMCRDTNMVIVGADRIAANGDFANKIGTFDKAVLAHELAVPFYVAAPMSTFDFSIVSGDEIVIEDRAEEEVTMIGNKRIAPKEVTALNPSFDMTRAKYVTGFITEMGILRPSEIGALRKEQFSEEGDL, from the coding sequence ATGAGGGTTCTTCAGGGCAAGAGAAGCAGGGAAGTGAGGGCGGTATGGCATCAGGGCGGGAAGGTCCGCATGATCGATCAGCGCATCCTCCCCGAACGGTTCAAGATCGTGGACTTCACCGACTACCTCCAGATCGCGGAGGCCATCAAGAACATGACCGTGAGGGGCGCGCCCTCCATCGGGGCGACCGCCGCGTACGGCATGGCCCTGGCGGCCAGGAACGGGGCGGACCTGCAGGAGGCCGCCGCCACCTTAAAGGCCACCAGGCCGACCGCGTACGACCTCTTCTACGCCGTGGACCACATGCTCAACTCCCTGGAGCTGGGCGACGACCCTGTGGACGCCGCGGACGGGTACGCCGACCAGATCGTGGAGAAGTGCCGGCTCATCGGCAAGTACGGCGCCGACCTCATTGACGAGGAGTGGAACATCATGACCCACTGCAACGCCGGCGCGCTGGCCACCGTGGACATCGGGACCGCGCTAGCTCCCATCCGCACCGCCTGGACCCAGGGGAAGCATATCTTCGTGTACGTTTCGGAGACGAGGCCGCGCCTCCAGGGCATGAAGCTCACCGCCTGGGAGCTGTACAATGAGGGCATACCGCACAATGTCATCGTTGACGGCGCCTCCGGCGCGATGATGTGCCGCGACACCAATATGGTCATTGTCGGAGCGGACCGCATCGCCGCCAACGGGGACTTCGCCAACAAGATAGGGACCTTTGACAAGGCCGTGCTGGCCCATGAGCTGGCCGTCCCCTTCTACGTGGCCGCGCCGATGTCCACCTTCGACTTCAGCATCGTCAGCGGGGACGAGATCGTCATCGAGGACCGCGCCGAGGAGGAGGTGACCATGATCGGGAACAAGCGCATCGCCCCGAAAGAGGTCACTGCGCTGAACCCCTCCTTCGACATGACCAGGGCGAAGTACGTCACCGGCTTCATCACCGAGATGGGGATCCTGCGGCCCTCGGAGATAGGAGCGCTCCGCAAGGAGCAGTTCTCCGAGGAGGGGGACCTCTGA